A single genomic interval of Solimonas sp. K1W22B-7 harbors:
- a CDS encoding acyl carrier protein phosphodiesterase → MNFLAHLWLAERSNTSFAGAILGDIVRGSDLSAYPDDVAAGIRLHRRVDVLTDSHPRIVALRAGYPQGVRRYAGILFDLVCDHALALDWAQYDSEPLPDFCLRSANAVAQAGEWFTLAGARAPDAQNFAQLLLSYAEPQGIDRAIRRTAQRMRRPEALLDASAGWRETLPALRGALPPLLRDLQLAA, encoded by the coding sequence ATGAACTTCCTCGCGCACCTCTGGCTCGCCGAACGCAGCAATACGTCTTTCGCGGGCGCGATCCTCGGCGATATCGTGCGCGGCTCCGACCTGTCGGCCTACCCGGACGACGTCGCCGCCGGTATCCGCCTGCACCGGCGCGTGGATGTGCTGACCGACAGTCATCCGCGGATCGTCGCGTTGCGCGCCGGCTACCCGCAGGGCGTGCGCCGCTACGCCGGCATCCTGTTCGATCTGGTCTGCGACCATGCGCTGGCGCTGGACTGGGCACAGTACGACAGCGAACCGCTGCCGGATTTCTGCCTGCGCAGCGCCAACGCGGTGGCGCAGGCCGGCGAGTGGTTCACGCTGGCGGGTGCGCGCGCGCCGGACGCGCAGAATTTTGCGCAGCTGCTGCTGTCCTATGCCGAGCCGCAGGGCATCGACCGCGCGATCCGCCGCACCGCGCAGCGCATGCGCCGGCCGGAGGCCTTGCTGGACGCGTCCGCCGGCTGGCGCGAGACCCTGCCCGCCCTGCGCGGGGCGCTGCCGCCGCTGTTGCGGGATCTGCAACTGGCGGCATAG
- a CDS encoding enoyl-CoA hydratase/isomerase family protein, translated as MNAIGIDELRGLAMLPPTASGHSPFAEPCLLLRLGGTAERRLADWLRQLPCPVIGIGEADAPLAASCDVVVQNEQEAQPLLAGVRRSPVAATVLVQLLRASESLPVADALTMESLAYATLQGGAEFRRWLEGRPAPPVPPAETGPAVLLAREADTLRLTLNRPARRNSMSVEMRDALVEALQLALADDDIRRVRIDGAGKCFSTGGELDEFGTAPDPATAHAVRSLTVPGRLLAACADRAEARVHGACIGSGIEFPAFAGRIVAAPDAWFQLPELQFGLIPGAGGCVSLPRRIGRQRTACMVLGGKRIDARTAKDWGLVDAIESSR; from the coding sequence ATGAACGCCATCGGTATCGACGAGCTGCGGGGCCTGGCGATGTTGCCGCCGACGGCCAGCGGTCATTCGCCCTTCGCCGAGCCCTGCCTGCTGCTGCGCCTGGGCGGCACGGCCGAGCGGCGCCTCGCGGACTGGCTGCGCCAGCTGCCTTGTCCGGTGATCGGCATCGGCGAGGCCGACGCGCCGCTGGCGGCAAGCTGCGATGTCGTGGTGCAGAACGAGCAGGAGGCCCAGCCGCTGCTGGCCGGGGTACGCCGCAGCCCGGTCGCGGCCACCGTGCTGGTGCAGCTGCTGCGCGCCAGCGAATCGCTGCCGGTGGCGGACGCGCTGACCATGGAATCGCTGGCCTACGCCACGTTGCAGGGTGGCGCCGAGTTCCGTCGCTGGCTGGAAGGGCGGCCGGCGCCGCCCGTGCCGCCGGCGGAAACGGGCCCCGCCGTGCTGCTGGCACGCGAGGCCGACACCCTGCGGCTGACGCTCAACCGTCCCGCGCGCCGCAACAGCATGTCGGTGGAGATGCGCGATGCGCTGGTGGAAGCGCTGCAGCTGGCGCTGGCCGACGACGACATTCGCAGGGTCCGGATCGACGGGGCCGGCAAGTGTTTCAGCACCGGCGGCGAGCTGGACGAGTTCGGCACCGCACCGGACCCGGCTACCGCTCACGCGGTGCGCAGCCTGACCGTGCCCGGCCGCCTGCTCGCGGCCTGCGCCGACCGCGCCGAGGCTCGCGTGCATGGCGCCTGCATCGGTTCCGGCATCGAGTTCCCGGCCTTCGCCGGGCGCATCGTTGCCGCGCCGGACGCCTGGTTCCAGTTGCCCGAGCTGCAGTTCGGGCTGATTCCCGGTGCCGGCGGCTGCGTCAGCCTGCCGCGCCGCATCGGCCGCCAGCGCACCGCCTGCATGGTGCTGGGCGGCAAGCGCATCGACGCGCGCACGGCAAAGGACTGGGGGCTGGTGGACGCGATCGAGTCGTCCCGCTGA